Proteins found in one Labeo rohita strain BAU-BD-2019 chromosome 11, IGBB_LRoh.1.0, whole genome shotgun sequence genomic segment:
- the LOC127172652 gene encoding keratin, type I cytoskeletal 13-like yields the protein MSVSVRQMSSKGPKTVTSKSTVTKSRCGSTVSPQKAYSVYGGGLGGNTRISCGFRSGGYGGGLGGGYGGGYGGGYGGGSGFGGGYGGGLGGGYGGGFGAGILPGGCIGGDFQLNEKATMQNLNDRLASYLDKVRSLEAANAILEKQIREYYEKKGPIAQRDYSPYWNTIKDLKDKIKNATIQNANILLQIDNSKLAADDFRVKYEHEVVMRQCVESDVANLRRLLDQTTMAKNDLQMQIKSLEEELAFMKKNHQEELAALRTQLTGTVNVEVDAAPQEDLNKVLEEIRAHYETIIQKHRRDQEAWFKEKMAGLNKEVAQNTEVIETSRSQVTELRNTLQSLEIELQSQFSMIAALEKTLAETEARYSSMLAGYQNQINMLEAELAQLRASIEQQGRDYALLLDIKARLEQEIATYRSLLENQDIKTQIPGGSITISGGSQSSGGIHFATSGGSQSSGGSHTVTSGGSQSSGGSHTISTGGPAIQIKQNTTTIRKY from the exons ATGTCAGTCTCTGTTCGCCAGATGTCTTCCAAAGGACCCAAGACCGTGACCTCAAAGTCCACTGTCACCAAGAGTCGCTGTGGTTCGACGGTCTCTCCACAGAAAGCCTACAGTGTGTACGGAGGTGGTTTAGGAGGAAATACCCGCATCTCTTGTGGCTTCAGAAGTGGAGGATATGGTGGAGGACTTGGTGGAGGATATGGTGGAGGATATGGTGGAGGATATGGTGGAGGAAGCGGCTTTGGTGGGGGATATGGTGGAGGACTTGGTGGAGGTTATGGTGGAGGATTTGGAGCAGGCATATTGCCTGGAGGCTGCATTGGAGGGGACTTTCAGCTAAATGAGAAGGCCACCATGCAGAACCTGAACGACCGCCTGGCATCCTACCTGGACAAGGTGCGCTCACTGGAGGCTGCCAATGCCATCCTGGAAAAGCAGATCCGCGAGTACTATGAGAAGAAAGGGCCAATCGCACAGAGGGACTACAGCCCCTACTGGAACACCATCAAGGACCTGAAGGACAAG ATTAAAAATGCTACCATCCAAAACGCCAACATCCTCCTGCAGATTGACAACTCTAAACTGGCTGCTGATGACTTCAGGGTGAA ATATGAGCATGAGGTGGTGATGCGGCAGTGTGTGGAGTCTGACGTCGCTAACCTGCGCCGCTTGCTGGACCAGACAACCATGGCAAAGAACGACCTGCAGATGCAGATcaagagtctggaggaagagctGGCATTTATGAAGAAGAACCACCAGGAG GAGCTGGCTGCACTGAGGACTCAGTTGACAGGTACTGTGAACGTAGAGGTTGATGCTGCTCCTCAGGAAGACTTGAACAAGGTTCTAGAGGAGATTCGTGCTCATTATGAGACCATCATACAGAAACACCGCAGGGATCAGGAAGCCTGGTTTAAAGAAAAG ATGGCAGGGTTGAACAAAGAAGTGGCCCAGAACACAGAGGTCATAGAAACATCCAGGTCACAGGTCACAGAGCTGCGAAACACCTTACAGAGTCTGGAGATCGAGCTACAGTCTCAATTCAGCATG ATAGCAGCACTGGAGAAGACACTGGCAGAAACAGAGGCTAGGTACAGCTCTATGTTAGCAGGCTACCAGAACCAAATCAACATGCTGGAAGCTGAGTTGGCTCAGTTGAGAGCTAGCATTGAGCAACAGGGACGAGATTACGCCTTGTTGCTGGACATCAAGGCTCGTCTGGAGCAGGAGATTGCTACCTACAGAAGCCTTCTTGAAAATCAAGACATTAA GACTCAAATTCCAG GTGGATCTATCACTATCTCAGGTGGATCTCAATCCTCTGGTGGTATCCACTTTGCCACATCTGGTGGATCTCAGTCCTCTGGTGGATCCCACACTGTCACATCTGGTGGATCTCAATCCTCTGGTGGTTCCCACACCATCTCAACTGGTGGACCAGCAAtccaaataaagcaaaacaccACCACAATCCGTAAATACTAA
- the LOC127172660 gene encoding keratin, type I cytoskeletal 13-like gives MSCKGTKTMTSRSIITKSHCGLTPFPQKAHSVYGGALGGSTFSSTSRIGVYGRGFGGGSGFSGGSGFGGGYCGAFSGGDIQLNEKATLQNLNDRLASYMEKVRSLEAANAILERKIREYYEKKGAIVQKDYSPYWNTIKDLKDKIKNATTHNANILLQIDNSKLAADDFRVKYEHELVMRQSVESDVANLRRLLDQTNMVKCDLEMQIKGLEEELAFMKKNHEEELCALRAQLTGTVNVEVDAAPQEDLNKVLQEIRAHYENIIQKHRREQEDWFKDQMAGLNKEMAKSTEDMETSRSQITQLKNTLQSLEIELQSILSMIAALQNSLAETEARYSSMLACYQNQINMLEAELAQLRASIEQQGRDYAVLLDIKTRLEQEIATYRCLLENEGVK, from the exons ATGTCCTGCAAGGGAACCAAGACCATGACCTCAAGGTCCATTATCACCAAGAGTCACTGTGGTTTGACGCCCTTTCCACAGAAAGCCCACAGCGTGTATGGAGGTGCTTTAGGAGGAAGCACCTTCTCTAGTACCTCCAGAATTGGAGTGTACGGTAGAGGATTTGGTGGAGGATCTGGTTTTAGTGGAGGGTCTGGTTTTGGTGGTGGATACTGTGGAGCATTTTCTGGAGGGGACATTCAGCTGAATGAGAAGGCCACCTTGCAGAACCTGAATGACCGCCTGGCATCCTACATGGAGAAGGTGCGCTCACTGGAGGCTGCCAATGCTATCCTGGAAAGGAAGATCCGTGAGTACTATGAGAAGAAAGGGGCGATCGTGCAGAAGGACTATAGCCCCTACTGGAACACCATCAAGGACCTGAAGGACAAG ATTAAAAATGCTACCACCCACAACGCCAACATCCTCCTGCAGATTGACAACTCTAAACTGGCTGCTGATGACTTCAGGGTGAA ATATGAGCATGAGTTGGTGATGCGGCAGTCTGTGGAGTCTGACGTCGCTAACCTGCGCCGCTTGCTGGATCAGACGAACATGGTAAAGTGCGACCTGGAGATGCAGATCAAGGGTCTGGAGGAAGAGCTGGCATTCATGAAGAAGAACCACGAAGAG GAGCTGTGTGCACTGAGGGCTCAGCTGACCGGTACCGTGAACGTAGAGGTTGATGCTGCTCCTCAGGAAGACCTGAACAAGGTTCTGCAGGAGATTCGTGCTCATTATGAGAACATCATACAGAAACACCGCAGGGAACAGGAAGACTGGTTTAAAGACCAG ATGGCAGGGTTGAACAAAGAGATGGCCAAGAGCACAGAGGACATGGAAACATCCAGGTCACAGATCacacagctgaaaaacacctTGCAGAGTCTGGAGATCGAGCTACAATCTATACTCAGCATG ATTGCAGCACTGCAGAACTCACTGGCAGAAACAGAGGCTAGGTACAGCTCTATGCTAGCCTGCTACCAGAACCAAATCAACATGCTGGAAGCTGAGTTGGCTCAGTTGAGAGCTAGCATTGAGCAACAGGGACGAGATTACGCAGTGTTGCTGGACATCAAGACTCGTCTGGAGCAGGAGATCGCCACCTACAGGTGCCTCCTGGAAAATGAAGGCGTTAAGTAA